The genome window ATGTTAACTACAATGTGTTTTTAAAAATGGACAACAAAGCTGAAATGGCTGTTTCTGAAATTTCAAAAGAACTTAAAAAAGTAGGTATTGATTCACTTTATTCTGAAGGATATATTGTACACCTTACAGCATATTTAACAGAATATAAGCCTGAAGAATTACCAAAATTAAAAAAAGTTGTTAATGAAATGGCTTCAAAAACTAAACCATTTGAATTAGAATTCTTTGGAATACATAAAACTGCTGGAAACTGGTTAATGTTAGATAACAAAAACACAAGAGAATTACAAGATCTTGTTGATGAAATCACAGTTAAATTAAATAGATATAGAGCTCTTGATGCTGAAGTTCCTGGTTGGGCAAAATCTATACCTGAAAAAGTTAAATCTTTCAAAGCTTATGGTTCACCTAATGTATTTATGAATTTTGATCCACATATTACATTATTAACACCAAAAGATCCTGAAAAAATAGCTCAATTTATGGAAAACTATAAATTAAAACCATTTACTACTAAAGTTATTGGTATAGGTATTGCTGAAGTTGATTCTTTAGGTCAAGCTCAAGGTAAAAAAGTACTTTATGAAGTAAATTTCAAAAAATAAATATAATCTAAACATAAAGGAGAAGTAACTCAAAAATTACTTCTCCTTATTTTATATAATTTATTAATATCTAGCTTCTACTATATCCCAGTTTATAAGGTCCCACCATTTGTTAAGGTATTCTCCTCTTCTATTTTGGTATCTTAAGTAATATGCATGTTCCCAAACATCATTTCCTAAAATTGCTTTTTTCCCTAAAGAAATTGGACTATCTTGATTAGGAGTAGAAATAACTTCTAAGTTTCCATCCTCATCTGATACTAACCATGCCCAACCTGAACCAAATTGTGCAAGTCCTTTATTATTAAATTGTTCTTTTAATCCTTCTAATGATCCGAAAGATTTTTCAATAGCTTCTTTTAATTTTCCTTTAGGTTCTTTGCTTCCACCTGGTGTCATTGTTAACCAGAATAAATCATGGTTATATACTCCACCTGCGTTATTTCTTATACCATTTCTTTTTGCTTCTGGCATTTTATCAAGTGAAGTTAAAATTTCTTCAATAGATTTACCTTCAAATCCAGTTCCTTCTAATAAATTATTTAAATTGTTTACATACGCTTGATGATGCATATCATGATGCAAATGCATAGTTTCTTTATCTATTATTGGTTCTAAGGCATCATATGCATATGGTAGTTCCATAAGTTTAAAACTCATAGTATTTCCTCCTATCTAATTTCTATATTTTACTTACAATTAAATATATCATTTTTATCTTTTTATTACAAGGAAATAACTATAGTTAATTATTTATCTCTATAAAATCAATATTATCTATCATTATATAAATTTTTAAAATTTCAAAATTTCATAATACGAATTTTATATTAAAAATCATAACCTAAACTTACACCTACAAGTCCATGGTTATATCCTCCATAAACTTCTAATCTTGCACCTTTATATTTCGCTCCTATTCCTGCTTTTACAAAGCCTTTTACTTTTACTGGTAATAAGCCTTCAGGTTTTACATATTTTACTCCATCTATTTCTACCTTATCTTTTTCAAATTCTGTTGCTATTTGATATAGAGGATTATTGTTTATTCTTATTCCACTTCTTATATTTGCAAATAAGTATAAATCATTTAACAGTTCTTTTTCTACCTCTACTATTCCATAAAGGCTTCCTCCAAAGTTTATTTGTTTATTTATTAAGTTATTA of Pseudostreptobacillus hongkongensis contains these proteins:
- a CDS encoding superoxide dismutase, with protein sequence MSFKLMELPYAYDALEPIIDKETMHLHHDMHHQAYVNNLNNLLEGTGFEGKSIEEILTSLDKMPEAKRNGIRNNAGGVYNHDLFWLTMTPGGSKEPKGKLKEAIEKSFGSLEGLKEQFNNKGLAQFGSGWAWLVSDEDGNLEVISTPNQDSPISLGKKAILGNDVWEHAYYLRYQNRRGEYLNKWWDLINWDIVEARY
- a CDS encoding 2'-5' RNA ligase family protein: MKKLFLLLFSVFSMMSFANVNYNVFLKMDNKAEMAVSEISKELKKVGIDSLYSEGYIVHLTAYLTEYKPEELPKLKKVVNEMASKTKPFELEFFGIHKTAGNWLMLDNKNTRELQDLVDEITVKLNRYRALDAEVPGWAKSIPEKVKSFKAYGSPNVFMNFDPHITLLTPKDPEKIAQFMENYKLKPFTTKVIGIGIAEVDSLGQAQGKKVLYEVNFKK